In a single window of the Patescibacteria group bacterium genome:
- a CDS encoding ABC transporter ATP-binding protein gives MEKPVLEVKNLIKRFGSPTDGFVAVNNISFEMREGEILGLLGPNGAGKTTTIDMLLGLTKPTSGEIKIFNLPLEKNRVEILGNMNFSAAYVNLPWRLKVCENLYTFARLYQVSDYKAKTDQLLQEFKIFHLKNKTTNDLSSGQLTSLYLCKAFINNPKLLLLDEPTAFLDPDVADLTRKFILKKVREDKTTVLFTSHNMAEITEICDRVIFLHKGKIVAEDTPVGLSQKIKTCKVRLLFLVTQEKVNLLLDNYGYQYLLEGNETIIEIEEEKIGQLLGRLSLAKLKYSQITIEKPTLEDFFLKVTREKMT, from the coding sequence GTGGAAAAGCCCGTTTTAGAAGTTAAAAACCTGATAAAAAGATTCGGTTCGCCAACCGACGGATTTGTGGCTGTTAACAATATTTCTTTTGAGATGAGAGAAGGGGAGATCTTGGGATTGTTGGGCCCAAATGGTGCCGGAAAAACCACGACGATAGACATGCTGCTTGGTTTAACCAAGCCAACCAGCGGAGAGATTAAGATCTTTAATCTGCCGCTTGAGAAAAATAGAGTCGAAATTTTAGGAAACATGAATTTTTCTGCCGCTTACGTTAATCTTCCCTGGCGGCTTAAGGTTTGTGAGAATTTATACACTTTTGCCAGGCTTTATCAGGTAAGCGACTATAAGGCAAAAACAGATCAACTTTTACAGGAATTTAAAATTTTTCATTTGAAGAATAAAACAACCAATGATTTGTCGTCCGGTCAGTTAACCAGTCTTTATTTGTGTAAAGCCTTTATTAATAACCCTAAGCTTCTTCTTCTGGACGAACCGACGGCTTTTTTAGATCCCGATGTGGCCGATTTAACCAGAAAATTTATTTTGAAGAAAGTCAGAGAAGATAAAACGACCGTTCTTTTTACCTCACACAATATGGCGGAAATAACGGAAATCTGTGATCGGGTAATTTTCTTACATAAAGGTAAAATCGTTGCTGAAGATACCCCCGTTGGTTTGTCGCAGAAAATAAAAACCTGTAAAGTGCGATTGCTTTTTTTAGTCACACAAGAAAAAGTTAATTTATTGCTTGATAATTACGGTTATCAATATTTATTAGAGGGAAACGAAACGATTATTGAGATCGAAGAGGAAAAAATAGGCCAGCTCCTGGGAAGATTGTCATTAGCGAAGCTTAAATATTCGCAAATTACGATCGAAAAACCAACATTAGAGGATTTTTTTCTAAAAGTCACTCGGGAGAAAATGACATGA
- a CDS encoding ABC transporter permease has protein sequence MSLKRIVAVVIRHLYIWPRSLERWQGSLGWPLLGLISWGMTMSFFEKNASFGFSIIAFLLGGVIFWEFTSISQREMSVNFLDEAWNQNLINIFSTPLTTAEFLLASVILGLIKLTLTMLVMLLGAFIFYKFNIFGLYGLYLPFLIINLLIFGLSFGVIINGLIVRFGFGAQELAWALLAWVSPFSCIYYPLSSIPTWAQKIGQMLPSTYIFEEMRRVIMTGSINTGNLMISFGLNIIYLVLSLLFFNWMFENAREHGRLVKLN, from the coding sequence ATGAGCTTAAAAAGAATCGTGGCCGTTGTTATCCGTCATCTTTATATTTGGCCCAGAAGCCTGGAGAGGTGGCAGGGATCTTTGGGCTGGCCGCTTTTAGGACTGATCAGTTGGGGAATGACGATGTCTTTTTTTGAGAAAAATGCCTCCTTTGGTTTTTCAATTATCGCTTTTCTTTTAGGAGGAGTTATTTTTTGGGAATTCACCTCAATTTCCCAAAGAGAAATGTCGGTTAATTTCCTAGATGAGGCCTGGAATCAAAACTTAATTAATATCTTTTCGACACCGCTGACCACGGCTGAATTTTTGTTAGCCAGCGTAATCTTGGGCTTAATTAAACTAACATTGACAATGCTGGTTATGCTCTTGGGAGCATTTATTTTTTATAAATTTAATATCTTTGGTCTTTATGGTCTCTATCTTCCTTTTTTGATTATCAATCTTTTAATCTTCGGTTTATCCTTCGGCGTTATCATCAATGGCTTAATTGTTCGTTTTGGTTTTGGAGCTCAAGAGTTGGCGTGGGCTTTGTTAGCTTGGGTGTCTCCCTTTTCTTGTATCTATTATCCTCTTTCTTCGATCCCCACTTGGGCTCAAAAAATCGGGCAGATGCTTCCCTCAACCTATATTTTTGAAGAAATGCGAAGAGTGATTATGACAGGGTCAATAAATACTGGCAACTTAATGATAAGCTTTGGTTTGAACATCATTTATTTGGTTCTGTCATTATTATTTTTTAATTGGATGTTTGAAAATGCTCGCGAGCATGGAAGGTTAGTTAAACTTAATTAA
- a CDS encoding GDP-mannose 4,6-dehydratase: MKKALITGITGFAGSHLAELLLKEGYEVFGTTRPRSKTDNIDDIKYKLKLYDADILDSHSLYSIFINVKPDYVFHLAAQSFVQTSWASPATTMEMNVVGSVHLFEALRRAEISPVIQIACSSEEYGLVHPDEIPIKEENPLRPQSPYAVSKVAMDYLGYQYFQSYGIKIIRTRGFNHTGPRRGEVFVTSNFAKQIAEIEKGKKEPVIEVGNLESQRDWTDVRDMVRAYLLAVKKGSPGEVYNICSEKAVRVSDMLNMLLKMSKVKVKVKEDQTRLRPSDVSILLGDCSKFRQATGWKPEIPFAKTMEDLLNYWRARV, encoded by the coding sequence ATGAAAAAAGCTTTAATTACTGGGATTACAGGTTTTGCCGGCAGTCATTTGGCAGAACTTCTTCTTAAGGAGGGTTATGAGGTTTTTGGTACCACCAGACCGCGGAGTAAAACCGATAATATTGACGACATCAAATACAAGCTGAAGCTTTACGATGCCGATATTTTAGATTCACACAGCCTTTACTCCATTTTTATAAACGTTAAACCGGATTATGTTTTCCACTTGGCGGCACAGTCGTTTGTGCAGACATCCTGGGCTTCACCGGCGACGACAATGGAAATGAATGTTGTCGGCAGCGTTCATTTGTTTGAAGCGTTAAGGAGGGCGGAAATCAGTCCAGTCATTCAAATCGCCTGTTCCTCGGAAGAGTACGGATTGGTGCATCCTGACGAAATTCCCATCAAGGAAGAGAATCCGCTACGTCCGCAGTCTCCTTATGCGGTTTCTAAGGTGGCTATGGATTATTTGGGTTATCAATATTTTCAAAGTTACGGTATAAAAATTATAAGAACCAGAGGTTTTAACCATACCGGTCCAAGAAGAGGCGAGGTTTTTGTCACCAGTAATTTTGCCAAACAAATTGCCGAAATTGAAAAAGGGAAAAAAGAACCCGTCATTGAAGTCGGCAATTTAGAATCACAACGGGACTGGACTGACGTTCGGGACATGGTTAGGGCTTATCTTTTAGCGGTTAAAAAGGGCAGCCCGGGAGAAGTCTATAATATCTGTTCGGAAAAAGCGGTTAGGGTCAGCGATATGTTAAATATGCTTTTAAAGATGAGCAAGGTTAAGGTTAAAGTCAAAGAGGATCAAACCCGGCTGCGACCGTCAGATGTTTCTATTCTTTTGGGAGACTGCAGTAAATTTCGTCAGGCTACAGGCTGGAAGCCGGAAATTCCGTTTGCAAAAACCATGGAAGATCTTCTGAATTATTGGCGGGCCAGGGTTTAA
- a CDS encoding glycosyltransferase family 39 protein, translated as MERGTRNINFKKLLLPLLVFAILLLGAYLRLYRIADYLTFLGDEGRDVLVVKRMIVDHKLTLLGPTASVGGFFLGPIYYYFMLPFLWLFKLDPVGPAVMVALFGILTIFLVYKVGKDLFNLWAGLLAALLFTLSPLVIAYSRASWNPNLVPFFSTLFIYLLWLIVEKQKWSYLFLLGIVLGIGLQLHYLFVFLVPVAFIYFLIYGRNFTKIKYYFLAILGFLVGFSPFLAFELRHGFTNLQTVIKFIFSSGETGFTGQNFLVISWDVLFRLFGRLVSYFPNSGSWLTYFVMAVTLPIFFYLFLKKNNKARVLLFLWLTVGVFLFGFYKKPIYDYYFGFMFSLPFLLVGQTASFFLHFKYRPVKIIALLFVGILAWINWEGRPFKFTPNRQLLQTKTISRFVLDKTNGQPFNFALITGQNSDHAYRYFFEIWGNKPVTIENQEVDPQRKTVTSQLLVICEVSSCQPLGHSLWEIAGFGRAEIEGEWQVSVVRVVKLGHYKGE; from the coding sequence ATGGAACGTGGAACAAGAAATATAAATTTTAAAAAACTTCTTCTTCCGTTATTAGTTTTTGCCATTCTTCTCTTGGGGGCCTATCTTCGGCTTTACCGAATCGCCGACTATCTAACCTTTTTGGGCGATGAGGGCAGAGATGTTTTGGTCGTTAAAAGGATGATCGTTGATCATAAATTGACGCTTTTGGGGCCTACGGCTTCGGTGGGAGGATTTTTCTTAGGTCCGATTTACTATTATTTTATGCTGCCCTTTTTGTGGCTTTTTAAACTTGATCCTGTGGGGCCTGCCGTTATGGTGGCCCTCTTTGGCATCTTAACGATTTTTTTAGTCTATAAAGTAGGGAAGGACCTTTTTAATCTTTGGGCTGGTCTTTTGGCGGCTCTTCTTTTTACTTTATCGCCCCTGGTTATCGCCTATTCGCGCGCCTCGTGGAATCCGAACTTGGTGCCGTTTTTCTCGACTCTCTTTATTTATCTTCTTTGGCTGATTGTGGAAAAACAAAAATGGTCTTATTTATTTTTATTAGGGATTGTTTTAGGCATTGGTTTGCAGCTTCATTACCTTTTTGTTTTTCTCGTCCCCGTAGCCTTTATTTATTTTTTAATCTATGGTCGGAATTTTACCAAAATAAAATATTATTTTCTGGCGATTTTGGGTTTTTTGGTGGGTTTTTCACCCTTTTTAGCCTTTGAACTTCGTCATGGCTTTACTAATCTGCAAACCGTTATTAAATTTATTTTCTCTTCCGGAGAAACCGGGTTTACCGGTCAAAATTTTTTGGTTATTAGTTGGGATGTTCTCTTTCGGCTCTTTGGAAGATTAGTTTCTTATTTTCCCAATTCGGGTTCTTGGTTAACTTACTTCGTTATGGCGGTGACTTTACCGATCTTCTTTTACCTCTTTCTTAAAAAGAACAATAAAGCGAGAGTTCTTCTTTTTCTTTGGTTGACAGTCGGTGTTTTTCTTTTCGGATTTTATAAAAAACCAATTTATGATTATTATTTTGGTTTTATGTTTTCCCTGCCATTTTTACTGGTTGGGCAAACAGCTTCTTTTTTTCTCCACTTTAAATATCGGCCTGTAAAAATAATTGCCCTTCTTTTTGTCGGAATCTTAGCTTGGATTAATTGGGAAGGCAGGCCATTTAAGTTTACCCCTAATCGTCAATTATTACAGACAAAAACCATCAGCCGCTTTGTTCTGGACAAAACGAATGGTCAACCCTTTAATTTTGCCTTAATTACGGGCCAGAATTCGGATCATGCCTATCGTTATTTTTTCGAAATCTGGGGGAATAAGCCGGTCACCATCGAGAATCAGGAAGTCGACCCGCAAAGAAAAACAGTCACGAGTCAACTTCTTGTTATCTGTGAAGTTTCTTCCTGCCAGCCACTGGGTCATTCTCTTTGGGAGATTGCCGGTTTCGGCCGGGCTGAAATTGAAGGCGAATGGCAGGTCTCCGTCGTCCGCGTCGTTAAACTCGGTCATTACAAAGGCGAATAA
- a CDS encoding SDR family oxidoreductase, with amino-acid sequence MSKVKCLIAGGAGFIGSHLCETLLAQDLEVICLDNFITGNRKNVEPMINNPLFHLVEGDVTKPLDKTSQSLISGVQFIYHLASPASPGQYQKYPAETLLANSLGTFNLLEIAKANGAKFLYASSSEVYGNPQQHPQRESYWGNVNPIGVRSCYDEGKRFGEAMVMAYVRKDDLDARIVRIFNTYGPRMDKDDGRVVSNFTVQALSGMPITVYGDGSQTRSFCYVDDLVSGFLILMENEKARGEVFNLGNPEEHTILEFAKFIKQLTESSSEIKFTDLPEDDPTRRQPDITRIKQILGWMPKVSLEEGLKQTIAYFRSL; translated from the coding sequence ATGTCAAAAGTTAAATGTTTAATCGCCGGCGGCGCTGGTTTTATCGGTTCTCATCTTTGCGAAACTCTTCTTGCTCAAGATCTCGAGGTCATTTGTTTGGATAATTTTATAACCGGCAACCGGAAAAATGTAGAACCCATGATAAATAATCCCTTATTCCATCTGGTCGAGGGCGACGTCACCAAACCCTTAGACAAAACTTCCCAATCTTTAATATCAGGCGTTCAATTTATCTACCATCTGGCTTCGCCGGCCAGTCCCGGTCAATACCAAAAATATCCGGCGGAAACACTTTTAGCCAATTCTTTAGGAACCTTTAATCTTTTGGAAATTGCCAAAGCCAACGGAGCGAAATTTTTATATGCCTCCTCAAGTGAAGTTTACGGCAATCCTCAGCAGCATCCGCAGCGTGAATCTTATTGGGGGAATGTTAATCCGATCGGGGTGAGATCCTGTTACGATGAGGGCAAGAGATTTGGCGAAGCCATGGTCATGGCTTATGTAAGGAAAGACGACCTTGATGCCAGAATCGTCAGAATTTTCAATACCTATGGACCGCGCATGGACAAAGACGACGGCCGGGTTGTTTCTAACTTTACGGTTCAGGCGCTTTCGGGGATGCCGATTACGGTTTACGGCGACGGCAGTCAAACCCGAAGCTTCTGTTACGTGGATGATTTAGTTTCGGGTTTTCTGATTCTTATGGAAAACGAAAAAGCCAGGGGTGAAGTTTTTAATTTAGGGAATCCCGAAGAGCACACTATCCTGGAATTTGCCAAGTTTATTAAACAATTAACCGAATCGTCTTCAGAAATTAAATTTACCGATCTTCCCGAAGATGACCCAACCCGTCGTCAGCCGGACATTACGCGGATTAAACAAATTTTAGGTTGGATGCCGAAAGTCAGTCTTGAAGAAGGATTAAAACAAACCATAGCCTATTTTCGATCACTATGA
- a CDS encoding Trp family transcriptional regulator, whose product MSQVSKRFISKEIEDRMLEIFWQSLASCSTKETVASFLEDLLTPTEKIMLSKRVSIALLLLKGYDYKSINNILKVSAPTIWTVSLWLKTKGKGYRMVLKRIIQNEKWDKLWQNVEKQIQDILPPRPGTNWAEVRKRQWEKRRQQQKPY is encoded by the coding sequence ATGAGTCAGGTTTCTAAAAGATTCATTTCTAAAGAAATCGAGGACAGGATGCTAGAGATTTTTTGGCAGTCACTGGCCTCTTGCTCGACAAAGGAAACCGTGGCTTCTTTCCTGGAAGATCTTTTAACTCCCACCGAAAAAATTATGCTATCTAAAAGAGTCTCTATTGCTCTGCTTTTATTGAAAGGTTACGATTACAAATCTATTAATAATATCCTCAAAGTCAGTGCTCCGACTATTTGGACAGTCAGTCTTTGGCTAAAAACAAAAGGCAAGGGCTACCGCATGGTCTTAAAAAGGATAATTCAGAATGAAAAATGGGATAAATTATGGCAAAACGTAGAAAAACAGATTCAAGACATTCTGCCTCCTAGGCCAGGAACGAATTGGGCTGAAGTCAGAAAAAGACAATGGGAGAAACGCCGCCAGCAACAAAAACCCTATTAA
- a CDS encoding glycosyltransferase family 2 protein — MKVVVLLPTYNEKGNIEKLIREIQEVAKKLPFYQFDLLVVDDSSPDGTASVIKDLKNKYHNLFLLLNKEKVGLGRALVIGMDYAIQKLGADIIVQMDADLSHDPKKIPEFLKKIEEGADFVVGSRYVKGGSIPKRWGLHRKIFSRAGNLIVRTLLGIFWIHEWTSGFRAIKKNFFEKAKNELQNVSGYTFQVAFLHKSLKNGAKIAEFPITFSERYYGRSKLTPMEYITNLLRYLITARTKELWESGFLKFFIVGTIGFVINALGLEIFYKFGLRPGPAASLGAEMAIISNFTLNNFWTFNDQKVSKITTLIAKFIQFNFTSIGAVIIQGIVVGLGTNFFGDQYRMIFMAGAVIFLVVPYSWFIYSRVIWKKTNH; from the coding sequence ATGAAAGTCGTTGTTCTTCTTCCCACTTATAATGAAAAAGGTAATATCGAGAAGTTGATTAGGGAAATACAAGAAGTAGCTAAAAAATTACCTTTTTATCAATTTGATCTTCTCGTCGTTGACGACTCTTCTCCCGACGGAACGGCTTCGGTTATTAAAGATTTAAAAAATAAATATCACAATCTTTTTTTACTTTTAAATAAGGAAAAAGTCGGGTTGGGGAGAGCCTTGGTTATTGGTATGGATTATGCGATCCAAAAACTTGGAGCCGACATTATTGTCCAAATGGACGCTGATCTTTCTCACGATCCTAAAAAAATCCCCGAGTTTTTAAAAAAAATCGAGGAAGGGGCCGATTTCGTTGTCGGCAGTCGCTATGTAAAGGGTGGTTCCATCCCCAAAAGATGGGGACTTCATCGCAAGATTTTTAGCAGAGCTGGGAATTTAATCGTGCGCACTCTTTTGGGTATTTTTTGGATACACGAGTGGACAAGCGGTTTCCGGGCGATTAAGAAGAATTTTTTTGAAAAAGCCAAAAATGAACTTCAAAACGTCAGCGGCTATACTTTTCAAGTTGCTTTCCTGCACAAGAGTCTTAAAAACGGGGCAAAGATCGCCGAATTCCCCATTACTTTTTCCGAAAGATATTACGGGCGATCAAAACTGACTCCCATGGAATATATTACGAATCTTTTAAGATATCTGATTACGGCAAGGACAAAAGAACTTTGGGAAAGCGGTTTTTTAAAATTTTTTATCGTCGGGACGATTGGTTTTGTCATTAACGCCCTAGGGCTGGAAATTTTTTACAAATTTGGTTTAAGACCCGGTCCGGCGGCTTCCCTGGGAGCAGAAATGGCCATTATCTCCAATTTTACTCTTAATAATTTTTGGACCTTTAATGATCAAAAAGTAAGTAAAATTACAACTCTCATTGCTAAATTTATTCAGTTTAATTTTACTTCGATAGGAGCCGTCATTATTCAAGGTATCGTTGTCGGTTTGGGAACTAATTTTTTCGGCGATCAATATCGAATGATCTTTATGGCCGGAGCCGTTATTTTTCTTGTTGTTCCCTACAGTTGGTTTATTTATTCTCGAGTCATTTGGAAAAAGACCAATCATTAA
- a CDS encoding glycosyltransferase, producing MDKEIFLSVVIPCYNEEKNIRLGALGKVSDYLQKQPYSWEVIIVDDGSEDESRSLIEEFRKSHLGFSLIKNKHQGKAATVITGMVGANGQYVLFCDLDQATPINELEKLLPLIQKDYDVVIGSRNTEREGAPLSRIIMARGFMFLRTLILGLSGITDTQCGFKIFKNEVAKKIFNRLKLYGQKKLVSGSMVTAGFDIEILFVAKKLGFKIKEVPVEWHYVETRRVSPLKDSWQAFCDLLKIRLKSLQGLYE from the coding sequence ATGGACAAGGAAATCTTTTTATCAGTCGTTATCCCTTGTTATAACGAAGAAAAAAATATCAGACTTGGCGCCTTGGGAAAAGTTTCTGATTATTTACAAAAACAGCCGTATTCATGGGAAGTCATCATTGTTGATGATGGGTCGGAAGATGAAAGCAGAAGTTTAATTGAAGAATTTAGGAAAAGCCATCTTGGTTTTTCTTTGATTAAAAATAAGCATCAGGGGAAAGCGGCGACCGTTATTACGGGCATGGTTGGGGCCAACGGACAATACGTTCTCTTTTGCGATTTAGATCAGGCTACGCCAATTAATGAGTTGGAAAAACTTCTTCCCCTGATTCAAAAAGACTATGATGTTGTTATCGGTTCAAGAAATACGGAAAGAGAAGGGGCGCCCCTTTCAAGAATCATTATGGCCAGGGGATTTATGTTTTTAAGAACCCTTATTCTTGGTTTGTCGGGCATAACCGATACACAATGTGGTTTTAAGATCTTTAAAAATGAAGTCGCCAAGAAAATCTTTAATCGTCTTAAACTCTATGGTCAAAAAAAACTGGTCTCCGGTTCAATGGTGACGGCGGGTTTTGATATCGAGATCCTGTTTGTCGCCAAGAAATTAGGTTTTAAAATCAAAGAAGTTCCGGTTGAATGGCATTATGTCGAGACAAGAAGAGTCAGTCCCCTGAAGGATTCGTGGCAGGCTTTTTGTGACTTGCTTAAAATTCGCCTGAAGAGTCTCCAGGGATTGTATGAATAA
- a CDS encoding UDP-glucose/GDP-mannose dehydrogenase family protein — MKITVIGNGYVGLVTAAVFADLGNDVWCVGRTKEKIEKLKKGMIPFFEPGLEEVVRKNATAQRLRFTLSYEETISGSDIIFICVGTPSLQSGEADLSQVYASAETIGKNLGKGQKVIVVKSTVPVGTTKRVAEIIKKVKPKGADLEVAFVPEFLREGTALADTLQPDRIVIGTDSLSAQKILMELHKPINGHFVLTNIPSAEMIKYASNSLLATKISFANAIAFLCEEVGADVLQVLDGVGLDKRLGRSFLNPGVGYGGSCFPKDVKALNAMFKKAQIKVNLFAEVEEINRQAAENFVNKVIKLLDPVKGKTVAVLGLAFKPNTDDMREAPSIKVIEALQSKGVKIRAFDPVAISKAQEILKNVVYCKNPEETVKGADALLIMTEWNEFKQLDLVKIKKLMNQPIIVDGRNIYDPEKIIKLGFIYKGVGR; from the coding sequence ATGAAAATAACGGTTATTGGCAACGGTTACGTTGGTTTAGTCACCGCCGCGGTTTTTGCGGATTTAGGCAACGATGTCTGGTGTGTCGGAAGAACCAAAGAAAAAATTGAAAAGCTTAAAAAGGGAATGATTCCCTTTTTTGAGCCCGGACTTGAAGAGGTGGTTAGGAAAAACGCCACTGCCCAAAGACTTAGGTTCACTCTTTCTTACGAAGAAACCATTTCCGGATCGGACATTATTTTTATTTGCGTTGGTACACCCTCTCTTCAAAGCGGCGAGGCTGATCTTTCCCAGGTTTATGCGTCTGCCGAAACGATCGGGAAAAATTTGGGTAAAGGCCAAAAAGTGATTGTGGTTAAAAGCACGGTGCCGGTCGGGACGACCAAAAGAGTTGCCGAAATTATCAAGAAGGTTAAGCCCAAAGGGGCCGATCTTGAAGTTGCTTTTGTCCCCGAATTTTTGCGTGAAGGGACCGCCCTTGCTGACACTTTGCAACCCGACCGAATTGTGATCGGAACGGATTCGTTATCAGCCCAAAAAATTCTTATGGAACTTCATAAACCCATCAACGGACATTTCGTCTTAACGAATATTCCTTCAGCGGAAATGATTAAATACGCCTCTAACTCGCTTTTGGCAACCAAGATTTCTTTTGCCAACGCCATCGCCTTTTTATGCGAAGAAGTCGGGGCTGACGTCCTTCAGGTTTTAGACGGAGTGGGTTTGGATAAACGTCTGGGCCGTAGTTTTCTTAATCCCGGAGTCGGCTATGGGGGGAGTTGTTTTCCTAAGGATGTTAAAGCTTTAAACGCCATGTTTAAAAAAGCGCAAATAAAAGTTAACCTTTTTGCAGAAGTTGAAGAAATTAACCGGCAGGCGGCCGAGAACTTTGTTAATAAGGTCATAAAACTTCTTGATCCTGTCAAAGGGAAAACCGTGGCGGTTTTAGGTCTTGCCTTTAAACCTAATACCGATGATATGCGGGAAGCGCCCTCAATTAAGGTTATCGAGGCTCTTCAAAGTAAGGGAGTCAAAATTCGCGCCTTTGATCCGGTTGCTATTTCTAAGGCCCAGGAAATTCTTAAAAATGTGGTATACTGTAAAAATCCCGAAGAAACCGTTAAAGGTGCGGATGCTCTTTTGATTATGACAGAATGGAATGAGTTTAAACAATTGGATTTGGTTAAAATCAAAAAATTAATGAATCAGCCGATTATTGTTGACGGTCGGAATATTTACGATCCGGAAAAAATTATAAAACTTGGTTTTATTTATAAAGGAGTCGGAAGATGA